The Gossypium hirsutum isolate 1008001.06 chromosome D03, Gossypium_hirsutum_v2.1, whole genome shotgun sequence genomic interval cttgatttttaaaatttaaaacaaaaatcttcctttttctttttctttcttttctcccctCCTaccaaacacaattttttttccttctttctcttttAAACAGATACCAAAAACTTTAACAAAAACTAAAACATTCAACAGATAGAGTTTTTTGGCTAGGATAGGGTTATATATTTTGGATGGTGTCGTCTAACATGTCGACGATActactaataatttttttccagCCTCTTTTTCCCCTTCacaactatttttttttcaaaaaaaaaatattggtaCTGCTTGACACACCGACAACacctattaaaatttttttctaacaaTCTGCCATCGGTGgcactaataaaaaaaattattttttttccttttctttcactgacaaaattttaaaaaaattggaccAGGCAGCaccctttaaaaaaatatttttcccttttttcctcCACCGTGAATACCTGTATTTTTCATgggtattttgaaaaataaatacgGGTGCCGCATGACACGGTGACGGAACCATTTTTGTTAAAACTGATGATTGGGTCAAGATTAGGGGAAAAATGGGGTGATATTGTCGGTTGGTCAGGCGGCATCAACTTGTACTATAGCAAACAAGTCATTTTCGTTAATAATTTTTCCTCCAagttattttcgtaattaattaatatttttgggttatttatataaaaaaggcCGGAGTTTTTTAAACCCGcatgcaaaatttgagttttcAAATGATGTTGAAGGTAGCAAATGGCGTTTTACATGATTTTATGAGGCACCTGATAATAGagctgctcatgggccgggccgggcccagaaaaaatttcggcccggcccgaaatatgggcctagaattttgcccaagcccggcccgggaaaaaattcataagcccgggcccggccaggcccggcccgttttttaaataaataccaaaaaattattttaaaaattaaaaaaattattttaaaaatattttaaaattaaaaaaaaattaaaaaaatattttaaaaatattttaaaattaaaaaattttaaaaaaagtattttaaaagtattttaaaattaaaaaaataaaaatatttattatattcgggccgggccgggccgggctgggctcgggccaaaaaagtggtgcccaaggcccggcccgttttttaatcgggcctcattttttgcccaagcccatatttcggacctatatttttacccaaaccctcccatatttcgggctggccgtcgggccgcccggcccatgagcacctctacctGATAAAGATTTCGTTCAAAATCTTGTCCATTATTGAAGCAGTTGTGACAGATCAATCATTACCATTAGGGGTATTCATTCAGTTGGTTCAGATTTTTTATGCCAAGAATTGAATAAACCGACTAAACCAATAAAACCGAATAAATTGAGTCAATTATAGTgctaaaatcaaataaattgaattgaaaaagtttaatttggttcgatcaatttattcatttttgccattttaatatttatttttattttattttatcttatttttagtgaatttatacaaaattactaATAAATAATCATATGACCCTCAATTTGGTTgatgtattaatatatattttttaatcttaaagataattcatacttttttgataaaataaaaatatcacaaTTCAAATTTGTGCCAATgtctaataaaaatttcaattaccGTTCTATATAAATTAACATAGATGACAATTcatacttaatttaattttaatctaacaatatatatacattttttttattaaacatgaGTTATTAGATTATATTACCCATAAAGTTTACTCATAAGAGTGCCAGTTTTTTTAATCATTGTAATTGTCACTTTACTCGTAATTTTTTACTGTTTCTTACTTTTGAGTTTATGGTGcaatttaaactttttataatttattttcttttgttaacaaatatatattttttatttgtccaATTGAgtatttatttgggttttttttttaaatttagttggGTTGGATTTTATGTGTATTGAGTATTTAgatatttatttggtttttgttAACAAATGAATTTTAGGtttaatagtaaaatatttattcggtttgagatattaaaataaaaaattgaccgaataaattaattaaaccgAACATGAGActtattaaactaaaaatttatttcgattaatttgattcgattcattttagtttaattaatttaagagTTTTTTTACTCACCTCTAATTATCATGGatgataacaaaaaaattaatcatgAGATTACTTTTTCCTTTGATAAGAAAGGTAGTTGAGCTCACGAGGAAAGATGGGTGGAGGTGTTTCAGGTGGCACTAACTGATTGTGATCTTTATAATTTGAGTTTTACGGATCAATGGTTTATTTAAGAGCAAGGGGACCATCAAAAacaaactttaagaaaaaattgTATCGATGGATTACCAACTCGAGTTGGTTATGTGGTTAAGCATTCGACCGCATGCtcattttaataattcattatgGGCGGGGCTGTGGTGATTTAAGATAgcaattttgttttgaaatgacTGTGAAGCGAAAATTGGACGGTTGTAGGATGGTAGTACAAGGCATTTGCCTACTcgtcttaaaattttgaaatgtttgaaccaACAACCCGCGATCTTGAATGagatgattatatattttttgatttcaaaataataattatatggaaaaacataatattttattaaaaacataaaactaataataataaaataatctaaaatgaaGATGTTTAGACGACTATTTTTCTACTTCATTCTTGATgtgaaaaattatatatatttttaaagattatttttacttttatgcCCACCACGTGTCATAATAGGAGGCTACCGCGTGTCTCTGTGTGATTGACTATCAATACCATATCAACACAAGCTAACATTGTTAATGCAAAAGATAATGAAAATGTGTGATGAAATACAAATTCAAGTACTAAGTTGGcaacttttaataaaaaatactcatgattttaatgactagattgatatttttaaaataaaaaaaatttaactctttttaagtagaaataaaacatatattaacaCTAAACTTATAAGAAGGAATTTGAATATTGTATCAAGATGTAAAAGGGCAATTTACTTTTATTGGGCATTACTAATTTTAAAGAATTGGTTTTTATTGAGTTAGCAATTAGTACCAAAATATGAGGAATAATTATCTCcaaagaattatttttattatgatagcaATCAGCACAAAAATATAAGAACAAGTTTGTTTTTCTAGCATAATTATGTAaaccatatttacatttttattgaatattttataattaaaaatttaatttctttatagatggttattaacaaaataaataaaattatgatatGACCAACTAAAATgtgcatcatataaaataaataaataaataaataaacttaaccTATGCATGGAGTATAATATTAAACTTGATTCAAGGCAGCGATTCTGTTCAATTTCAGTTACTCATCACCAGAGACtataaagtaaataattaataaaatgtttAGGGCAAAATAAAACCAGCTTTACTTGATGTATCAAAAGCCATTTAGTCTTATATTGATACTCTACTGCCATTGTATCCATTGCATCTTTGATTCTTCTGACACATTGTGCCAAACAAGAGGGACCTAAATTACCTAACTTTCCTACCCTAATGGATCAAAGAATTGCTTGCAAGTAACGTCAAAAAATGCCCAACTTCAAATTATACAGACACCAAGATGAAGTACAACCAATCCTTCACTGTCAAGGTGCCGGTGGTTGTTCTTCTGCTTTCACTTCTTTCAAATCTTGTGATACCTGCCTGAAAAATTACAACATTTATTAGCTCCTACAACAAGCTAAGCATTACAGTTAAGAAGGCTCTTCAATATATGTTGTTATCAATCCAAAAGCATGTAAAACGCAGTTTAAATGTATGATGTGCAAAAACTAAGAGCCCTCTTTACCCTTGTTCCAACCAGGCCCATGCCACACAAGCCCCAAACTCGAATCTGCTGAGATAGTACAGATGCTCACACATAAAGCAAGAGGGCTTTCTTTTGATGAACCATTTACAAGGAAACCGAGGAAGCAAGGAATGAAAGGAACTACTTAAGTACTATACGTATTAGATTTGCCAAACCCAGAACTTCAACTTCCCTAACCAACTACCTAAGATGCTAAAACATTTAGAGATCAACTGAAATGACAATCAAGCAAGAAGCACAGGTTGCCTATTAACAATGGAATTTCACCTCATGAAATAGTGATGGTAAAAGAGTACCGTACATATAACCATTTAACTTTGACTGCGGTTAATGAATTAAATCTTGGACAAGAAATAGTAAAATCTATAAGATACAAACCCGTACCTCATATCAGCATCTGTTGTAAGTTGTATTACATCAGAATTGGAGAATCTGCGTAAAGGTTTCTCATCCTCTTCAGGATCAGACTCATAATCATCCCCATTCCATATGCGAGGTTTTGGTCTTTCATCCATGTCCTCCTCGGCCTACAGCCAAAAAAGAATCTTTCATGTAAGATAAAAAAACAGAGAGAATTTGTTACaaataatatatagaaaaatagTTAAAAGTAATTTGTTGTTGGCTACAAACCTCCTCGGGCGGTTGGATGGTGGATGGTGTTGTTTGAAAAGGTACACTGGGTGCATGAGATAATCTAGAAAGCTGCTCTAATAGCATGTTCCTGAAAAAGGGgtacaccaaattaaaatttgattagaaTATGGTAACAAGAGTGAGCAAAGGTTTGTGGCCATACTAAAAGCGAAGATAGAAAACTATACACCACATTTGAAATATTACTTGATAAGCAAGCACAAAGTTTAGTTAATCCAttcgttaatttttttttttatgtatgaGCTTACCTTATCTTCTCCATATCTCTAGGTGCATTCAGGTTCTCCATGCTGCCCACTTCAACATGAAGTGTATAATCTGGACCGAAATACTCATAATATTCATTATAAGGCAGCTTATTATCAGGCTCAACCCCAACTGCAACAGCTGTCTGAAATGAAGCAAAAGAAGCAATTTAGAGGGAGAAAATTTCATCAGCAATGATATTTACAACATTTTGCTAGAATTGTGAGAAAGAGACCTCATAGCACCAACATCTGGCAACATTGCGGATAGTATACCCTCCTCCACCCAAGACCATTAGGGGAACATTGAAAGATCTAAGAAAGCGAAGACAATCAGCATGGCCCTTCACAGACAAGTTGAAGCAACCCAATCTGTCACCAGACAATGAATCTGCTCCACATTGAAGAACAACTGCATCTGGTTGATACACTTCCATGACCTTTTGGATGATAGGACGAAATAGACCCCGAAAACTCTCATCATCCATCCCATCATTCAAGGGAATATTCAAGGCATAGTATTTGCCATTACCCACCCCAACATCCCTGATGTGTCCAGTCCCTGGGAAGAAATCCCCAAATTTATGGAAAGACACAGTCATAACTCTGTCAGTGGTGTAAAATGCCTCTTCTACACCATCACCGTGATGAACATCAATATCTACATACAGCACACGCTGCACAAGGACATTGAACTCAGGTATTTAAATGTAAGTCCATTAAGAACATCATCATAACTCTTGGCATTCATGGAAATTTAACATGAGAATAAGTTACAAAGTTCTGCCTTCTAGTTGAAGCACTCCTTTGGATCAAGTGGGAAAGAGATGACTCAAATAAGAAGTTACAGTTCTTGAGCTTGCATAATATGTTCTTTAAATGAATTGAGCAGTAAGACAAGAACAACAGTATAATCACAGAATGGAACAATAAAACACAGTATTAAGAATTTGCATTCAGCAAGACATAGAAGCTTTTGCCTTTGCAATCCCATCATAATTCAGCTATTATTTCAGAGAGAAGTACCAATATTCCCTTGAGAAGTAACAACTCTACAGATAACTCAAAAAGAAAGTCAACTGCCAAAATCATAGTGAAAACCAGGGTTACTTCCAGGAAAACATGTCAGTATGCAAAGTCAAATAATAAATACCAATAAACTAAATCAAATATTGCATAGATACAAGTTTCTCCCTTGAACCATGCATCCTACTCTTTCATTTAGGTCAATTTGACAATCATGCAATTATTATTGTCATTTTCACTTCAAATTAACAGAACCAGTCATGTGTGAGCATGTGACAAAGATTTAAGCCAAACTGACAAAAATTTTAATGTCTCAATTAAATTTAGGCTAaattggtaaaataaaataaacatagcaTGTAGATTAAATTTACTGGAATTTATAACTTGAGGGCcaaattgatccaaataaaataaaataagtcaaAATGATTCAATTTGTAAGGTTCAAGGGCCAAATTTGAATTTATGCCACCTCACCTGTATAACCCACCAGATGACTTATAGAGGTGGAAGGAATCCTAGTTAAAGGAGCTTATTTCTAACCAGAAGGGTAGGAAAAAGTTGTTGCATAAACTGTAAGGTGATACCAGGGGTGAATGTAGCCATGCAACATCGACTTCTAGTTTTGGATGTTCATTTCAGAAAGACATAAAAGAACGTGAGACATATCCTAGATCCTAGAATCAAATGGTGGAGCAAAAGGGGGTCACACGAGCATCTTGGACACAGGTATGGTGGCCTTTGAAGTGTTGGACATATGCCTTTTGTGATGAAGCACTGGATACGTATTCTGTCTCCTATCCTATCAATGAAGAGTTGGACATAGGTATGGTAGCCTTTGAAGAGTCCACGTACCAAAGCataatagaaaaaatttaaacAGACAGTTGATATTAACCATATGATCAAGACCGGGTGAATTAGGTCAAGTGAGAAATAAGTTATGTGTGATTGTAATGTACCTTTGAATTTGATGTTGTTCTCTAGGATGGCTGTCAAACCTATTTTTCTTTATCGTACTAAATGTTCAGCTAACAAGAAGTAACATATAAAAGATGTGTAACCGTGTTGTGAATGCTAAAATGGATGTATGATAGGATTGGGAAGTACAAGGTTAGGAATGAGGATATTCATCTCCAAGATAACATAGCTCCCATATAGGATGCTCCTTCAAAGTAAGATGGAGAAATTGGTTTATGGTCGTTTAAAGTAAATGATTAAAGGGGAGACAAAAGAATATATAGTTGAAGATGATaaataatgatatgaaattattatgAGGAAGATCCATTTACTCGATGTAAAAAGTTCTTTTTTCCCCAAATATATCGGGATTAATGTCTGTTGGTTATGTTTGGTTTAGACATTTTCTAACTATCCAATTGCATACTAATAAGGTTTTGTTCTTTTTCAAGGAAGCTGAGTAACCCTAAACTAAACCAGGAACATTAGCTACTTcattaagaaaagaaaatcatattACCCTGTGATATTTCAGGAGCTCAAGAATCCCAAGCACGATATCATTAACATAGCAAAACCCAGAAGCCTCGCTTTTCTTAGCATGATGCAATCCACCAGCCCAATTGATGGCGATGTCGGCATCCCCTCTATTCAACTTAACGGCGGCACCAATGGAGCCACCAGCGGAGGCCTGGCAGAAACCAAAAAGCCCATCGAACACGGGGCAATCCTCTCCGACATTGAAACGCTTCAAATGGCGAGAATAAGCGGGGTCGGAGATGGAATCGGGGGTGACGGCGTTGAGGAAGTCCACATACTCTTCGGTGTGAAAGCGACGGATGTCGTCGGGACCGGCGGGGAAAGGACGGTTAATCTCCATCCGACGGTGGAGAGAATAATGGACGATGAGATTGTGTGCCATACGAATCCGGTGGGGTTTCATCGGGTGACCCTGACCGTAATAGTAGTCGCCGATCGTTGGCTCGTAGAAGTATGTCACACGCCGCTTCTTCCCGTCGGGACCCGACCGTAATGATGCGCCTCCAGCAGAGTCTTCCATGGTCCAAGCCTAAAGTTCTTAGTGACGAGAGTAGCCTAATGAGAAAGAAAATCCTAAAATCGACGGTTTTTGATGTCGgtcttttgaaattaaaatgttAGGGAATGCACCAACTACTgctcaaaaaaattttttttggttaaatattttattattagtttggGAAATTATgcttatttatatgtatatgccgtttttatttttaaataaaggttttaggttttttcttttaattgggGAAATTAGAGCTTTTAATATCTTTAGGTTTAAGGTTTTAGGTTTTTAAGGTTTTCGATTGGAATTGCAAAATTTCATAGGTAGTTTTGAGGAGTTGAATGTGATAACGTGCTTTATAacacatatttcatatgttatggTGGGATAGGACCATCACTTCATAAACTCATCTTAGGAAAATCAAGGTTTTGGGGTGACGGTGCTTAATAAGATCAAGGGTCGAAGTCTCGGTGGAGGTCTCAATCGGTGATCGTGATGAGGTCATGGGTTCGAGTATAATTGAGGGCCAGTTGACAATTGTTACGCGGACACGAGTTCAAGTATTTTGGATACCCCGCAAATGATGTcttatatatatcatacataaGATTAAAGCCATAAACATAAGGAAAAATAGAAGGATTTCTGATGTAATCGAtattgtaataggccaattttggcctggctaaaaataaataaaataaaataacggTCCATTTACATTTGGGCTAATCCTAATACATTTGGCCCAATAAAGGGCCCAATTGTGTAAACCCTAGCCTAACCAGCCGATAGCCTCAGCGCCACCATCGCCCAACGTCGCAGCAGCACCCGCGCATTGCGCACGTCGCCTTTGCACCTCGCGCATGTTGCCCCGCACAACGCACGTCTTCCACTACTTCCATACCTGCGAGAAATTGATCTAAACGGCAGCACATGCTAAAAATAAGAGGAtacatagatttttttttcatttttttttgtatatctcGGCTATAAAAGGCCGATTTTAATTTGTAAACGGGGTTAGACAAATGATATATTGAAATATAGAGAAAATACAAAGgaaaagaatcagaaaagaaaaattttggaaggtgattttctttatttcttttattgctTTCtctgttattttttctttttttttctgggtGTGCAAAACAAAAATAAGGAGGAGAAGAGAATGTTCTTACCAGTGGTGGCGAACCATTGATGCCCTTGCTGCGTTGCGTCCGAATCTGAGTTGAAAAGGGGAGGATTTCGgtaagaaacagaagagaaagaaGCAGTCCTTGCAGCTGCTGTTGCTGAAATTGGAATGGGGTTTTGATTAGGGTTTGAAATGGGTTTTGTTGGCTGCAAATGAAATGGGGTTTTATTAATAGGCTATTTAcctttttaatcattttcatttttccatcatttcaaaattatggtttttggtttttaaattttgctatgaaatattgaaattgttttattttaatcccaTTTAAACGCAGTGCGTGGGAGGtttgggaaaatttcccttcctgTCCTCCTCCTGTTAGCGCGTATTTTAATTTGCTCcaattttgtttattgtaattATGGATTTGCCCCAAATCACTGTTTCAAGTTTTAAATTGGCCCTTTtgtcattattatattatattatattattatatctatatatatatgtgcatatgtatgttaatatatatatgtacatattttaaacggttttacaatatatatacatgtcttatatattttattatcactttatttttcttagttttatatacatatacgtacgtacatatacttatattttataattttcatacactttttcatattttttaatccaaatatatatattttaatatatatataattcactattcaaaattataataaatatattttctgcATTCTTCTTTTATTTACCTATATATCCATATTTTTGTAATCtactaatatattatatttatacattttttttattatttctaaaatgtatgtatattttattattaattcattttcatgattttcgaatacatatatatatgcattagcattttattatattttttaaaagaaaatatattttggtttcgtcaaagcattaaaatcgtttttaaattttaaatatttggcaTTTTTGATTCCcgagaaagatcgtgtcctaacttactggattgtgattatttttcgatgaatttggaaaactaaatatttattttgtaataaatTCACAAAGATTTcgaataaaagcttattctcaggAATCCAAAAatgtcgggtcctaacttactggtcgtgacatTTCGtgatctcgaaataagaatttctaaAACAAAAGGCAATGTTCCACTTTTGGGAAATTCGAgtgattgtgccctaacttactgggtttcgatttttctcccttaacccaaataaccgaatatcctctTAAGTTTTAAATacatgagttttaaaaatcaagaGACGAACttgattttgaagatttaaaaatattgtgccctaactcactgggtgtgatgttttatttctttgaaataagaatgtttatcattttaattcattcaCGAGTTaaaaatttttactcttttaaaattttcgacatcaaagacataaaataatcaaatttggtaccgatttttgggcgttacgagggtgctaacctttcctcgtgcgtaactgactcccaaacctgttttctcaaatttcgcagaccaaaatcatttttaaggtgagccgatcacacctcaattaaggatcg includes:
- the LOC107949697 gene encoding histone deacetylase 6 encodes the protein MEDSAGGASLRSGPDGKKRRVTYFYEPTIGDYYYGQGHPMKPHRIRMAHNLIVHYSLHRRMEINRPFPAGPDDIRRFHTEEYVDFLNAVTPDSISDPAYSRHLKRFNVGEDCPVFDGLFGFCQASAGGSIGAAVKLNRGDADIAINWAGGLHHAKKSEASGFCYVNDIVLGILELLKYHRRVLYVDIDVHHGDGVEEAFYTTDRVMTVSFHKFGDFFPGTGHIRDVGVGNGKYYALNIPLNDGMDDESFRGLFRPIIQKVMEVYQPDAVVLQCGADSLSGDRLGCFNLSVKGHADCLRFLRSFNVPLMVLGGGGYTIRNVARCWCYETAVAVGVEPDNKLPYNEYYEYFGPDYTLHVEVGSMENLNAPRDMEKIRNMLLEQLSRLSHAPSVPFQTTPSTIQPPEEAEEDMDERPKPRIWNGDDYESDPEEDEKPLRRFSNSDVIQLTTDADMRQVSQDLKEVKAEEQPPAP